The Zingiber officinale cultivar Zhangliang chromosome 9A, Zo_v1.1, whole genome shotgun sequence genome window below encodes:
- the LOC122019279 gene encoding uncharacterized protein LOC122019279, translating to MAPYEALYGRKCRTPLHWDEVGERAVLGPDIVNHTVDLVVKIRDRMQAAQSRQKSYADLRRRDLEFAVGDHVFLRVSPLKGVLRFGKKGKLSPRYIGPFEVLDQVGTRAYRLALPPNLSGVHNVFHVSMLRRYLSNPSHIIRHETVQWTPDLSYEERPKQILDRQIRNLRNKEIKMVKVLWGNQTIEEATWETEPDMRNRYPELFGEDVSPDTVEDLRME from the exons ATGGCTCCGTATGAAGCCTTATATGGAAGGAAGTGTCGTACACCCTTGCATTGGGACGAGGTCGGTGAGAGGGCAGTGTTGGGTCCGGATATAGTAAACCATACTGTGGATTTGGTGGTCAAGATCCGAGATAGAATGCAGGCAGCTCAAAGCcgtcaaaagagttatgctgacttGAGAAGAAGAGACCTGGAATTTGCGGTGGGGGACCATGTATTTCTCAGGGTGTCTCCACTGAAGGGGGTGCTGAGGTTCGGGAAGAAGGGGAAACTCAGTCCGAGGTATATTGGACCATTCGAAGTATTGGATCAGGTTGGGACCCGAGCATACCGACTTGCCCTACCACCTAACTTGTCGGGGGTTcataatgtgttccatgtatccaTGCTTAGAAGGTACCTTTCTAACCCTTCTCATATAATTAGGCATGAAACAGTGCAGTGGACGCCAGATCTATCCTACGAAGAACGACCAAAACAAATTTTGGATCGGCAAATCCGGAATCTAAGGAACAAGGAGATCAAGATGGTGAAGGTGCTATGGGGAAATCAGACGATAGAGGAGGCCACCTGGGAAACCGAACCAGATATGCGTAATCGCTATCCAGAATTATTTG gtgaggatgtgTCGCCGGACACGGTGGAGGACCTACGGATGGAGTAG
- the LOC122019281 gene encoding uncharacterized protein LOC122019281: protein MAGRRNNNNNGEMGGQNNQFLEGLTALLHEQNRIHGEQIQQILQAREQGSTPRRSAPSTQPVYKQFRELGPTEFKGTTDPIAAEGWIRSLETIFDFMQLTDVDKVRCAIFMLRDDARVWWEGAQLTVDLATLTWTDFKEVFYGKYFTVDNRTRLAREFLELRQGDLSVAEYVRRFERGRYFAPMITSQPVEELKHFTEGLRPAIRHDVRLSWVTTFREAVDQALMSERDRNDMIKEAQNKRLSYQGRDQQEPGKKKTIPGQNSGKQPFKQAQPRQQIQKTQAAEGTGFRVENKVRCSKCEKIHAGQCLTGTDVCFMCKKSGHFARECPLLREPTKGRVFAMTQEQVDLDTAIITGMIYVANIPAHALIDSGATHSFISETYLTKLGIIPQRMVAGYSVLLPSGRNCIATDGKELSMMMQNHMVGARFIVLGMTEFDVILGMDCFTTGHSPHDLHV from the exons ATGGCTGGGAGaaggaacaacaacaacaacggAGAGATGGGTGGTCAGAACAACCAGTTTCTAGAAGGACTTACAGCACTCCTACATGAACAGAACCGCATTCATGGGGAACAAATTCAACAAATACTGCAGGCTAGGGAGCAGGGGAGCACACCCAGACGTTCTGCACCTAGCACGCAACCGGTCTACAAGCAATTTCGGGAGCTTGGACCGACGGAGTTTAAAGGCACCACAGACCCGATCGCTGCAGAGGGATGGATTCGGTCTCTAGAGACGATATTTGACTTCATGCAGCTCACAGATGTGGACAAAGTCAGGTGTGCGATATTCATGCTCCGGGATGATGCTCGAGTATGGTGGGAGGGTGCGCAGCTGACTGTAGATCTGGCTACTTTGACTTGGACTGATTTTAAAGAGGTATTCTATGGAAAGTATTTCACAGTTGACAACAGGACACGGCTGGCACGGGAATTCTTGGAGCTTCGCCAGGGAGACTTGTCGGTGGCGGAGTATGTCAGGAGGTTCGAGAGAGGACGCTATTTCGCACCTATGATTACTAGCCAACCAGTCGAGGAGCTGAAGCACTTTACAGAAGGTTTGAGGCCGGCTATTCGCCATGATGTCAGGCTGAGTTGGGTCACCACATTCCGAGAAGCCGTTGACCAAGCACTGATGTCCGAAAGAGACAGAAATGACATGATCAAGGAAGCTCAGAACAAGAGACTGAGTTATCAGGGACGGGATCAGCAGGAGCCGGGGAAGAAGAAGACAATTCCTGGTCAGAATTCAGGAAAACAGCCGTTTAAGCAAGCACAGCCGCGTCAGCAAATTCAGAAGACACAAGCAGCTGAAGGCACTGGTTTCAGGGTCGAAAACAAGGTTCGTTGTTCTAAGTGCGAGAAGATTCATGCTGGGCAGTGCTTAACAGGTACAGATGTGTGCTTTATGTGTAAGAAGTCAGGACACTTCGCGAGGGAATGCCCACTGCTCAGGGAGCCAACCAAAGGGAGAGTATTTGCGATGACTCAAGAGCAGGTGGATCTGGACACGGCTATTATCACAGGTATGATTTATGTTGCCAATATTCCAGCCCATGCATTAATAGATTCCGGAGCTACACATTCCTTTATATCTGAGACCTATCTCACAAAACTGGGCATTATACCTCAACGAATGGTTGCGGGATATAGTGTTTTATTACCATCGGGGAGGAATTGCATAGCAACGGATGGTAAAGAACTGTCGATGATGATGCAAAACCATATGGTGGGCGCAAGGTTCATCGTGTTGGGAATGACAGAGTTTGATGTGATCCTTGGCATGGACTG CTTCACAACTGGCCATTCCCCACATGATCTCCATGTGTAA